Part of the Anoplolepis gracilipes chromosome 13, ASM4749672v1, whole genome shotgun sequence genome, tatatatatatatatatatatatatgtgtataaagtGTCTAAATAATTTGCGTTTCACCTTGCTTATGAACTCATGTTATGTTGggtttcttaaatttttacgaaCAAGCTAACGTCGTAAATTTTTACGAAGCTGCGTGTATCGCGCGCATCGCGCTATCACGTTATTCGCTCATATAGAAAAATTCCAACAATATTTTTCCGAACATCTTTTAAGATAACGAATATTAACGTATTGCGTTACAGCAAACGTTGTAAAAAGATTAAGTCGATTAGTcatcttttttgcaaatttctaTACGATGCATGATGtcgaaaacattaattatttgatgtcGCACAATTTTTTCCAGTACCGGACACGAacggtttattttttttttgcttgtcaaactaattgtaagattcataaaatttagacGATTATTGAAATTCTCAGTTGAAATAATCTGTCAAtttcgttatcattttacgGCTTTTAATGTCGTGAGCTGTGACTTTATGATTTTATCtctataattactatattattgtatcaatctttcttattaaagataaaacaatCCTTACGTTATATACGCTAGTACCTTGAATAATTAAgtgtacatttattaatttctgcgATAATCATCAAaaactattttacattttatatatcttgaaacTGATAATTAAGAAccactaatataataataataatataatttctacaagattatatattatatatacatatacgcattACGCATATACCGAGATACTTTCTATGGTTGATTCTCTTGTCccttatatattatcacacaGTTTTTCAAGTTAAAGATATCTTATTATTGTAATCTGCGTGTTTCGAGTTTTTATGCACAAAGttgcttgaaaatatttttaaaagaatttatatactgTTAAACTGGTTTACTGTGCTCGTTACATCATGAGGAAGAGATGAAAACCAAAGCGTATGACGTGCGTGAACTGGAGAACTAATATCTAATCGGTAAAGGATAGCTTTACCCAACTTGACGCGGATTTGTTGACCAATCCACGACTAACGAGCGACACAGATCTCAAGAATCTCGTCCTCGAATCGTGAGAATGCAGGAGTGCATATCGgtatatctttatctttatctttatcgtCTACCGGGGATTCGCGCGCCAAGAtgtttttgtaaatgaaattatcCCAAGTGTTTCTCAGGGAGACGGATGAGACGGATCGTGCTACCTTCCCGGGACAAGGAGACTTTTAGTTATCgactcttatttaattatgtacctTACGTACGACTGCCAAATTTTCTTGAAGatctagaaatctataaaaaaacgtagattaatataaagaaaagaaaaaaaaaattagtgtgccaaatttaaaattgcgaGTGAATAATTGTGCGTTTAAGCAAAAGTGCTACGTTGTCGTGATAACGGTATATCTGCTACTTTAACAAAGTTTTATAAGTgcattttctgaaaataaaatgtaaattgtaaaaaattgtaaattgcaatttctttcagataaaacattatgaaattattaatttgaatcgCCAGTATCTTATCGCAAAGTATTCACGAGTGAAGATAGGATAAAGATTGCTAGTAGTCGCTGAAAGTGATTGTCAGCCTGGTCGAATCCTGGTCGACttgataattatcaataaaaaaggtCCAAGGCAGTTTTTCGCCCAcgttaaattaacattcttCCTTCGTCGAAgactttaatatttcttgaagATTGACACcttatttctctcttgtttttttttttttttttttttttttattatatctttttgcgTAACTTACAATGACAAAAGTGGAAAAGATAGAAGATGGCATttatgtaagatattttttacgtgTAACACCAAGTTAACgccttttcttattaaatttactaaaatatctcaaattgtttttttagaaacaaaatgATGGATATACTAATGATGCGTTTCAATTGGACGGTTTCGACTCTCATGAAAATGTTCCACCCGATTATAAGACAGCGACGCATCTTGACAAGGAGGAGCATTCTGAAAATTCAGTACGTatcgtatgtatgtacatacatatgtacatacatctaCGTTACATGCACGTATACTATacgtatacgtatgtatatatatatatatatatatatatatatatatatatatatatatatatgtatgtgtatgtatatattgtatatattgtatatatgtatatataacgtatCTATATTATGTCATGTTACGTAAAGTTTAGacgatagaaagaaaaatacacgtataattgtaaatttatataacaatacacAAATTTGTGCAGGAGGTCGCTAATAGAACTGAATGGGGAGGGAGAATGGAATTTCTAATGGCTTGTATAGCCACTTCTGTTGGATTAGGAAATGTGTGGAGATTTCCATTCACCGCGTATGAGAACGGTGGTGGTGCCTTTCTGATACCCTACATTATAGTGTTGATTTTGGTCGGAAAACCATTTTACCTCTTGGAAGCATTGCTGGGACAATTTACCAACAGATCCTGCGTGAAAACATGGTACATGACGCCAGCCATGAAGGGTGAGATGATTTGTCTCATCGCCAAAGTAAAATAGAAgcgcttttatttttgttccttgtaagattaattaaacacTTGTATGAGGTCATAAAATACAGATTTGTTTGATTAATTgcgagttaattttttaaaatctctctctaaaaaaatgattgacgATTGGAACAAGAGGAAAAGATTTGcgatgaaaaatacaatactaacaataatactaagaatattatatacaaagattTGTTTTAtgcattgaaaaattatttttacaatagatTTGTCTGTgaatttttcaagtaaaagTTATGCCCTTTAAGTCTGCAAAGTCTGTATAAAGAAgtctgttaataattattatataacacatatgGAGATCTGCTTTTAGGTTTAGGATATTCGCAAGCCTTTGCCGCGTTCAGCGTCGTTTCATATTACTGTGCCTTGATGGCATTGACCTTGTATTACTTGGCAATGAGCTTGCAGTCTGAATTACCATGGTCGGTTTGTCACAAGGAATGGCAAAATTACTGTATCGATGCTACCTCGAACAACAGTATCCTCGAGACTAACGTCACCGTTCAAAGTTCCGCGGAGTTGTATTTCAGGTAaaggagtaaaaaaaaaaaaaaaaaacttaactcTTTGAAATGTTGCgagagaaagatttatttctgaaattcTCATATCTAATGATTCTTGTGATTTTCAGGAAAGTGGTGTTGCAGGAATACGATTCGATCGAGAGCGGTATCGGTGCGCCATCCTGGCAACTGTCGATATGTCTATTTCTTAGTTGGGCCTGTATCTTTGGAGTGTTATTTCGCGGCGTCAAGAGTACGGGTAAAGTCGTTTACTTTCTCGCATTATTCCCTTACGTCGTAATGACGGCTCTGTTGATCAGAGCCATCACCCTTGACGGTGCCGTCGATGGCATACTTTTCTTCGTCACACCGAAATGGGATGCTTTATGGAAGCCTAACGTCTGGTACGCCGCCATCACGCAGTGTTTCTTCTCATTATCGGTCTGCTTCGGTCCAATCATCAACTATTCGTCTTATAACAATTTCGGACACAGGGTGGACAGGTAAAAAATGTCACATTACATCTTTTGAATTTTCCGAATTCTCTATTtgaaatctctctttttttttttttttttttttctctctttatacaTTCTATCGTTAGCCGTTATATATGCTGTGTATGCTGTGCATGctgtgtacatacacatatttatattataccttatatataagcgatcaaatttttaatataggaCGCAAtaatatagagagaaagaaaaagagaaaaagagaaaaagagaaaaagagaaaaggaggagggattaatatactatataccataatatttatattcaaaaataaataatttgatgtaattattatgcgtatgtttaaaatcattttaaatcataaatattattgtacattagCTGATTTAGATATTACTTATATCATTATTCTCAAAATTCCTGTTGAAAAATTGTtcatttttaaacttataaatttatttctatgtcCGAAATGTATTGTATCATTGTCATTGTCATTgtcgttattatatttctcaagTTTTCATATCTCGCGTTGTTTACATATTCTTCTAGTATTCTAGtccattttttacattttacaagaTTCGTTGAAAACCTAACCGATCATTATCATTGATTTCAGAGATGTAATGATAGTAACAACGTTGGATACGTTCACCAGCTTGATGGCTGGTTGCACGATTTTTGGAATTCTCGGTAATCTGGCTCACGAGATGGGCACGACGGATATCGCCAAGGTGGTACGCGGCGGCATCGGATTAGCCTTCATCTCATATCCGGACGCTCTATCGCGGTTCACTTTTGTACCGCAGCTGTTTTCCGTACTGTTTTTCGTCATGCTATTTGTCCTAGGTGTAGGAAGCGCTGTCGCGTTGTGCGGCGCTGTATTTAATGTCTTTCGCGATCATTTGCCCAGAATGAAGCAATGGTTAGCGGTGCTTTGCGTCACCTCCTTCGGATACATCGTCAGCCTCGTTTACGTTACTCCGGTACGTAAATTAAATCTCGCTCTCGtgtatcacttttttttttttttttttttttttttttttttataaacttttggCATTGACTTGATCTAACTGATCAAGTAAGCCTACATTCGAGCAATGcaaaatttcagtttttatgCCAGATATTGAGTTTTACTTAATACCTACTAATACTgactttattttgttttatatatatatatatatatatatatatatatacacaccaTATGTAATGGTAAATAcattattgtacatttaatCGGTCTGCGGGACTtgcatttcttattttatataaagaaaaaaagaattacggCAGAAtgacatttttgataaaattttaacctGATTACAtgttagaatttaatattaaacgtcaattatacacatacacgctAATCGATGATGACACGCAGGGCGGTCAATGGTTTATAACATTGGTCGATTACTACGGGGGAACTTTTGTGGCAATAATTGTCGGCGTTCTCCAGATGATAACTATCTTCTGGGTATACGGTCTATCAAATTTCCTCGATGATATGGAATTTATGCTGGGTAAGAGACTAGGTTTCTATTGGCGAGCATGTTGGCTTTTAATCACACCCTTGCTCATGATCGTCATACTCATCTATACTTGCGCAACTTACCAGCCGCTTCTATACAACGGTGTACGATTGCCCGATTATGCTTACGGTCAGTAAAACTTTTTTCGTCAGTAAATCTTAAGCCCACTTTGGACGATAAAACTCTACCTACAACTTTATGctgtgtttaattatttttaattaaatgctttCAACATTGCACCGCAAACACAATATAGGTATAATGTCAGAGAGAACTTTTGTCGCgagttattatattgtattatataaattgtctaAAGTAGGCTTAAAAATCATTATCGCGCTTAATGGcatcgcataataaaattatgatattcttgcctttctatttttttgtagGAATAGGATGGTTTCTGCTGGCTTTAGGTATATCTCCTATAGTGTGGTGGATCGgtcaaaaaattatcacaaacAGAATGTCGTCCTTTACGGAAGTAGGtatctgaaaaagaaaagaaatttatattataatatatacatatgcatatatatgtaggtGTATGTCGCGACCAACGGGCGAATCTATCGAATATCGTGATAACTAAAGTAACGATAAGAAAAGTAACGGTTAACGTCGTTACTGTCAAAAATGTAACGATGTTACTGTTATCGTTACAGAAAAAAGTATCGATCCTTACCGAAAAGATAAGGTAGCGGTAACGGTATCGATAACGGCGTtactccccctcccccctcccccaaccctgatatacaatatacatatatatacatatacatatatatatatatatatatatatatatatatattttttttttttttttttttttcaaagataaataaattcaaaatgaaaCTGAAATTCTAAAACATATTATAGTCTGTCAAAGCGGCATTTCGACCTGACCAAAATAAATGGGGACCTAAGAATCCGAAGATACATAGAGAATGGGAAGCCTTTATGACGGAGAAGAAATTAAGAGTTCAAGGCGGGTTAATGaagatgttttttaaataaaaaaaaaccaagttttatttattctttcatttcttCTTAATTCGATGCTGTGAGTCTTTATACTGTCTATTCACtagcataaaaaaaatgtattgtaatagaaaaaataaatcatttatttttttaaactgtgtttgtgtgtgtgtgtgttgtatgcgtttatatacatattttatatatatgtatataatgtgttttataccttttttacaaattatttatttattacatttggcATATACATAtggtatatgtacatattgtatatgcactgtatatgtatatataaaatcatattagaTTTTACACGGATGTGCATCTTagcttaaatttttcaagataagatatttttaaagatatcttaCACAGTTGGAAAATTTGCgttttcttgttaaaaatttttacgttaaaatttaatacatttactgttgttaatttaacagattGCTATTTTGTTAATCAACTAAAGAGttgatttcatttatttattcaactaaagagtgttaaattaataaaataactgaaaaagagtataaaaataatacaatgtacaaaaatacactttttcgtattttgtgtatttttaattttatacaataaatatgttcCGTATTATTAGTGACAGGATATATGtgctaaaatttatagaaaaaaataagtttattatcttctataatatatataagagtgACTGTTAATAtcatcattttatatacatatgtataacatatacCATACATATAGCATGttacattaacattattttttcgttaaatttttatgcaaaacttatgtcaagtaataaaaaacaatgaaaaatttacatttatttttatgtttaaatataacataatattaatgttactaCAATATTTAACACATATGCCTAACATTTTAACCATTCTGTGGAGAGTTTGGTACATGCgatatgtgttaaatttaataaaaatttttcaactgtGTAGCACAGAATATTGAAGTAGAGCTAGAACGAGACCAGAAAGTCTGCCCACACGAATGTTGAAATTACGACCGCGGTATAATATGCTGGCTGGACTATAATTAACGCTATGAATCATGTCGTTTGATTTCACTTTTTCAATTACAATTGAACGCGAATACattgtgtatgtattatacataatgttACCGTTTACTAATTATGCGTGTAATTACGAGTCACCGCGATCACTTTACGTAAGTGATCTGGACAatcttgtttataaattttaactttaaatgtataatttgtcCTTTGACTTTGTTTTTCTCTACATGTACGTACATGGTCAAAATTGTACTAGcttattatactataaattaaaaactagtattgaattaaatatataccatACCATATACGTTTTAAAAATCCGTTCGATTGTttttatatctcatatattcttctctaaaacTTCTCTTACACAATTGATAATTGTACTATACCtcaatatatactattatagtatatatagtatactattatagtatatatactatatatatactattatagtatatatagtatatattgagttgtccatttatttaaattacaaatgtaaatataatgtagaatATAACAAGGtagtaaaaatgaaataaaacttacAAATCTTGACAGATTAATTTgatgtaaaatttgtaatatttaattcatttgaTTCATTATATTCTGTTCAACTGACTTTATCCTTTATAACTTTCTTCATCCTCCAAGTACAAATAAACAAGTAAAATTtatcgagataaaaaataaattacaattatcaaTTGTGTAAGAGATTCTAtactacaatattataatttgttattgtattggataattgtatattaatcaagattttatataattatatattatcttgcaATGATAAAGAATTACGGGAAGGTAAAAATGACGGGAATTAATTCCCGTTTACGTTTGATCCGTCTGTTATAGAATGCCATTCGGATTAGTCATTTTGTGTGAACAAAACTGTAACAGGTGTGAGAATATTTAAGCAGACAGTATGGTGTATGCGGTATagcgtaaaattttattatatcatctactaaaaaatcattttttattatttccgtaaaaagatttttccaATGCGCATTCGCGCATCCATGTTTCataatattgtttcttttttgctgtatcgataattttgcaaaaaattcattttacctttttcttgaaaaaagaaaaaaaaaaaaaaaactatttggTTAAATAAAGACACTTTCTGTTAATATTCATCTCCTTTATAATTgccggaaaaaaatatattaaaaatataaatttttcgctaataaaattatatatcggcaaaatagataattaaccTTTACAAGTTAAATAGaatgaaaagagaagagatttttttttcgttatataATACATCCACAACAAGTTATTATTGCACATATAtcatgtgtaaaaatttaagcaaaaaagacaaacaaacaaataaataaaagatgtaaCAAAATGGAAGAGCATTAACAGGGaaaaaaggggaaaaaaagagaaagatgtaaaagttttattgaGCCTGATTACTTTGATTAAATCGTGCGCGCGCTTTAATCTGACGGAAAGGATTGCGCGTACAGATTgctatatgtacatatgcgaATTCACGTTGCACGTATTCCTTAAGCAGTCTATCAAAGCCTACTGACTGGCTAAGACGCATgcagaattttgaaaaataaagttaagcAGTGGATATAATATCGCGCGAATAAGAATTGACTGCGTTTTGTCGCCACAACAAGTTAAAACAACTTACAATATGGAACGCACAAAGGTTTGTATATACATCTAATTCTtgcaaataaatcaatatatatatatatatatatatatatatatatatatatactattattaattataagattataagttatataattttactatcgATTAGGGTAATCGATAAGGTGTGaaaaatatacgaataaaaagaaaattattgttacgAGAAGTAACTAATAAATTTGGAGAAAAGATGtccaatatattatacttatcctatattataatattataacaacaaAAACGTGtaagatgaaatatattaattggaaagtttaaaattttttaacaaatattatatgtatatgtgtatatatatatatttgtatatttttacatgtatctATACtctttatatagttttaattttaattatgtacaatattaaaataaaaaataaataataccttttgtaatattttaatgtacaaaatttggaaaatgtGCCAGTTCTTTAACACGCGCatcataaacaatattatgtcagaactgaaaattttaaatttcttacaaacaaaaagataatttctaatacttggcattaatttatatgatcaATCTTTATCTGTATATAATGTCGATGTAATCCTATTTGTGCGGATAATCGCGAATGTTTGCGGAATGTACATATACGTTTATTATTTgagtacgtatgtatatatgtgttttcAGTTTACtctctcatttttatatatatatatatatatatatatatatatatatatatatatatttattgaaataattgcaACACATTAAACTATTCAGATAGCCAACACTATATCTTTGATATCATATCATATCACATTGTAAACAACACGGTATAACATATAAgagagtattatataattttttaagagcaatttgattatatacaaTGTTACAATCAAAGAgcataagtaatttatatgttatggTCGCGCAACGGTATCTGTATTGTGGAAAAAAAGTCCTCGGATaacaaaacaattaattgCTCATTGTCAGAGTTACGTCATTGATATGGGCCGAACAATATTTCAACCATCCGTCTTGTCAGCCGACAAAAACGAGTTTGAAAATAGAGTAAGTTTAATAGTACTTGCATAAATTGGCATGTTTTATGATTATTCTTTTGcgaaatttttcgaaattctGCTTACTGATTTTATAATGTCGATTAAGGAAGAAGATGTGATAGAGAAAAACAATAAGGAGCGAGGTCAATGGAAAAATGGAGTGGAATTTCTTATGTCCTGCGTAGCATTCTCTGTTGGTCTCGGAAACGTCTGGCGATTTCCGTATACAGCTTACGCGAACGGCGGTGGTGCTTTTCTCATTCCTTACATTGTGGTACTTTTCATTATCGGCAAACCCTTTTATTACATGGAGATGATCCTCGGACAATTCACCAGCAGCTCCTGCGTCCAAATCTGGTCCGTGTCACCTTTATTCCAAGGTACTTATTATTTCCCCTGAAATAAGAATTCcctaaatatctaatatatatattagacatTTACAGACTGAATATACACAActgttcaaatttatatattatacctaTATAACGTATACATTGTATGTATAACACAtacatgataaattttaatatcttaaatatttttaaaatacatatacatatacatatataatactaggTATCGGCTATGGCGTGGCAGTATCGGTATTCTCTGTGATTACTTATTATTGCGGTCTTATGGCTCTGACACTCTACTATATGATGGCCAGTTGTCAGTCAGAACTTCCGTGGGCCTATTGTTGGAAAGAATGGGATGACGCGTGCTTCGATAGCTCATCATCTACCGTCGGACAAGTGAAAAACGGAAGTAGAAGTTCCGCCGATCTGTAttttaggtatatatatatatatatatatatatatatatatatatatggtacattaatctttatataatgcGCACGTACAACGTTATTCTTGAcatctatttaatttctatttgacGCTACTATATTGcttatttcatttatgtatTGTGCTTGTACGCGCATCGTGTATTATGTACCCATATGTCACATACGtgtatagtaaaattatagtaaattatcAAAAGAGTCACTCATTCAACTGTATTCGATTATTCTTGGAAATTTATTATCCGACGAGATTCAGGACGAGATCTcggtaaaaatttacaaaaacttttatctcacgaattattttcattttgacatatattatatagaaggtACACATTCCTAAACAATACACGCTTTGAATTTTGCGGCGGACTCTTTTGATTCCTGAGATATATGCGACTTTAAACTATCACATAACTTTCGTACTTGTttctatattatcttttttcattatattctagttgtatgtgtatatttctttgatttacatttattttttatcgttatcgAGTCACTAGGGTCAGTAGAGTCGTCGGTAGGGCTTCGCCCCTCTTCCTGTATCccgaaagaaagaataatcgAATTCAACCTATTTTTTTgccaattaaataaaatcaggAGGGGTGGAACCCCTCCCCTGTCCGCGCGCGCGTTTGTTAATTACCAGTTTGCGTAAGAAGGGGCTTTTTGCCTTTCCTTTGCCTACACCTTTATtttatgatgaaaataaaaaataaatattttagtaaacgCGCGGCGTGAGCGGAGCCTCTTCCTTGCATCCCCTACTccgaaagaaataatattaacccaaactacaatatatttctaattttaatttaaaataaaaaatagattgggTTAGTCGTTTCGGAGTGCAGAAGGGGAAAAACAAAGCCCTCTCTGGCCTacgtctttttattttatgataaaaattatgttaaaaacatATACGTCAAGGTTAAGGTCGTTGggattaaatttgtttttccaaaaacaaatattatttttataatatttaaaaatcacaatCTTAAGAAACCTAACCAAAAGAGTTTTCCACCGAAAAATTCCAATGTGTGCGTctattacttattgttagaataaatGTGTTCTCTCTGTAATGTCAAAGTGAAAATAATCCGTGAGGTGTAAGTTTTGAGTTGTAAACTTTTATcatagaaacatttttaactaaatttatcgatacgtATGTTCAGAAAAGTCGTCCTTAATGAAACGGGAATCGAGAATGGGCTCGGACTACCTTCATGGAAGCTGGTTCTGGCATTGTTGGGCAGTTGGATATTCGTCTACGTCGTGATCTGCAAGGGTGTGAAAAGCACCGGTAAAGCGGCTTATTTTCTGGCCCTTTTTCCATACGTCGTTATG contains:
- the LOC140672541 gene encoding sodium-dependent nutrient amino acid transporter 1 isoform X1 produces the protein MTKVEKIEDGIYKQNDGYTNDAFQLDGFDSHENVPPDYKTATHLDKEEHSENSEVANRTEWGGRMEFLMACIATSVGLGNVWRFPFTAYENGGGAFLIPYIIVLILVGKPFYLLEALLGQFTNRSCVKTWYMTPAMKGLGYSQAFAAFSVVSYYCALMALTLYYLAMSLQSELPWSVCHKEWQNYCIDATSNNSILETNVTVQSSAELYFRKVVLQEYDSIESGIGAPSWQLSICLFLSWACIFGVLFRGVKSTGKVVYFLALFPYVVMTALLIRAITLDGAVDGILFFVTPKWDALWKPNVWYAAITQCFFSLSVCFGPIINYSSYNNFGHRVDRDVMIVTTLDTFTSLMAGCTIFGILGNLAHEMGTTDIAKVVRGGIGLAFISYPDALSRFTFVPQLFSVLFFVMLFVLGVGSAVALCGAVFNVFRDHLPRMKQWLAVLCVTSFGYIVSLVYVTPGGQWFITLVDYYGGTFVAIIVGVLQMITIFWVYGLSNFLDDMEFMLGKRLGFYWRACWLLITPLLMIVILIYTCATYQPLLYNGVRLPDYAYGIGWFLLALGISPIVWWIGQKIITNRMSSFTESVKAAFRPDQNKWGPKNPKIHREWEAFMTEKKLRVQGGLMKMFFK
- the LOC140672541 gene encoding sodium-dependent nutrient amino acid transporter 1 isoform X2, translated to MQECISKQNDGYTNDAFQLDGFDSHENVPPDYKTATHLDKEEHSENSEVANRTEWGGRMEFLMACIATSVGLGNVWRFPFTAYENGGGAFLIPYIIVLILVGKPFYLLEALLGQFTNRSCVKTWYMTPAMKGLGYSQAFAAFSVVSYYCALMALTLYYLAMSLQSELPWSVCHKEWQNYCIDATSNNSILETNVTVQSSAELYFRKVVLQEYDSIESGIGAPSWQLSICLFLSWACIFGVLFRGVKSTGKVVYFLALFPYVVMTALLIRAITLDGAVDGILFFVTPKWDALWKPNVWYAAITQCFFSLSVCFGPIINYSSYNNFGHRVDRDVMIVTTLDTFTSLMAGCTIFGILGNLAHEMGTTDIAKVVRGGIGLAFISYPDALSRFTFVPQLFSVLFFVMLFVLGVGSAVALCGAVFNVFRDHLPRMKQWLAVLCVTSFGYIVSLVYVTPGGQWFITLVDYYGGTFVAIIVGVLQMITIFWVYGLSNFLDDMEFMLGKRLGFYWRACWLLITPLLMIVILIYTCATYQPLLYNGVRLPDYAYGIGWFLLALGISPIVWWIGQKIITNRMSSFTESVKAAFRPDQNKWGPKNPKIHREWEAFMTEKKLRVQGGLMKMFFK
- the LOC140672541 gene encoding sodium-dependent nutrient amino acid transporter 1 isoform X3 — encoded protein: MEFLMACIATSVGLGNVWRFPFTAYENGGGAFLIPYIIVLILVGKPFYLLEALLGQFTNRSCVKTWYMTPAMKGLGYSQAFAAFSVVSYYCALMALTLYYLAMSLQSELPWSVCHKEWQNYCIDATSNNSILETNVTVQSSAELYFRKVVLQEYDSIESGIGAPSWQLSICLFLSWACIFGVLFRGVKSTGKVVYFLALFPYVVMTALLIRAITLDGAVDGILFFVTPKWDALWKPNVWYAAITQCFFSLSVCFGPIINYSSYNNFGHRVDRDVMIVTTLDTFTSLMAGCTIFGILGNLAHEMGTTDIAKVVRGGIGLAFISYPDALSRFTFVPQLFSVLFFVMLFVLGVGSAVALCGAVFNVFRDHLPRMKQWLAVLCVTSFGYIVSLVYVTPGGQWFITLVDYYGGTFVAIIVGVLQMITIFWVYGLSNFLDDMEFMLGKRLGFYWRACWLLITPLLMIVILIYTCATYQPLLYNGVRLPDYAYGIGWFLLALGISPIVWWIGQKIITNRMSSFTESVKAAFRPDQNKWGPKNPKIHREWEAFMTEKKLRVQGGLMKMFFK